The Streptomyces cyaneogriseus subsp. noncyanogenus region CCAGTTCGTCCGGTACTTCAGACTGGGCCAGCCCGTACCCGCCGGCACCCGGACCGACAACCCCTACCAGCGCAGTGTGACGCTGGTGCGGGAGTTCCTCGGCCACACCCGCATGAACCGGTGGGGCATCGTCGGCATCGCCCACTGGTTCGTGGCCATCGGCTTCCTGACGCTGCCGCCGACCATCGTCACCGCCTACGGCCAGCTCTTCCAGGCCGACTGGACGCTGCCGGTCCTCGGCGGCTTCCTGCCGTACGAGCTGTACATCGAGTTCATCAGCGCGATGACGACCCTCGGCATCCTGGCGCTGATCGTCATCCGGCTGCTGAGCCTGCCCTCGCGTCCGGGCCGCAAGTCCCGCTTCGCGGGCTCCAAGATGGGCCAGGCGTACTTCGTCGAGTACGTCATCCTCACCATCGGCCTGGCGATCTACGTGCTGCGCGGCCTGGAGGGCGCCCTGCACCACGTGGACCACTACGAGGCCGCGTACTTCGCCTCGTACCCGCTGGTGCTGGCGTTCAAGGGGCTGAGCGTCGCGACGCTCCAGAACCTGGTCTACCTCTTCGCCATGATCAAGCTGGGCACGACCATGATCTGGATGATCACGGTCAGCCTGAACACGAACATGGGTGTGGCCTGGCACCGCTTCCTGGCCTTCCCCAACATCTGGTTCAAGCGCAACGCCACCGGTGAGACGGCCCTGGGCGCGCTCCAGCCGATGACGAGCGGCGGCAAGCCGATCGACTTCACCGACCCCGGCGACGACGACGTCTTCGGCGTCTCCCAGGTCGAGCAGTTCTCCTGGAAGGGCCTGCTGGACTTCTCCACCTGCACCGAGTGCGGCCGCTGCCAGTCGCAGTGCCCCGCCTGGAACACCGGCAAGCCCCTCTCCCCCAAGCTGCTGATCATGTCCCTGCGGGACCACGCCCACGCCAAGGCGCCCTACCTGCTGGCCGGCGGCGGCAAGACGATGGAGGGCGAGGAGAAGGCGTCCGAGGAGCAGCTGAAGGACGTGCCCGCGTCCGCGCTGGCCGAGGCCGAGCGCCCGCTGGTCGGCACGCTGGAGGAGAACGGCGTCATCGACCCGGACGTCCTGTGGTCCTGCACCACCTGCGGCGCCTGCGTCGAGCAGTGCCCCGTCGACATCGAGCACGTCGACCACATCGTCGACATGCGCCGCTACCAGGTGATGATCGAGTCCGCGTTCCCGTCCGAGGCGGGCACGATGCTCAAGAACCTGGAGAAGAAGGGCAACCCCTGGGGCCTGGCGAAGAAGCAGCGCCTGGAGTGGACCAAGGAGGTCGACTTCGAGGTGCCGGTCGTCGGCAAGGACATCGAGGACCTGTCCGAGGTCGAGTACCTGTACTGGGTCGGCTGCGCCGGCGCCCTGGAGGACCGCGCCAAGAAGACCACCAAGGCCTTCGCCGAGCTGCTCCACATCGCGGGCGTGAAGTTCGCGATCATGGGCGGCGACGAGAAGTGCACCGGTGACTCCGCCCGCCGCCTGGGCAACGAGCCCCTCTTCCAGGAGCTCGGCATGGAGAACGTCATGTCCCTCAACGCCGCCTTCGGCGAGGAGATGGACGACGACGGCAAGGTGACGCCCGAGTCGAGGAAGCCGAAGTCGGCGAAGAAGATCGTCGCCACCTGCCCGCACTGCCTCAACACCCTGGGCAACGAGTACCCGCAGCTCGGCGGCGACTACGAGGTCATCCACCACACCCAGCTGCTCCAGCACCTGGTGGACGAGGGCAAGCTGATCCCGGTGACCCCGGTCGACGGCATCATCACCTACCACGACCCGTGCTACCTGGGCCGCCACAACAAGATCTACACGCCCCCGCGCGAGATCATCGGCAAGGTCCCGGGCCTGCGCAACGAGGAGATGCACCGCCACAAGGAGCGCGGCTTCTGCTGCGGCGCCGGCGGCGCCCGGATGTGGATGGAGGAGCGGATCGGCAAGCGCATCAACAACGAGCGCGTCGACGAGGCCCTCTCCCTCAACCCGGACATCGTCTCCACCGCCTGCCCGTTCTGCCTCGTGATGCTGACCGACTCGGTCAACGGCAAGAAGAACGACGGCAAGGCCAAGGAGTCCATCCAGGTCGTCGACGTCGCCCAGTTGCTGCTGGACTCCGTCAAGACCCCGGTCGCGGACGAGGACGAGCCCCCCGCGGGCACGGCCGACTCCGCCGACGCCCCGGAGCCCGAGCCGGTGAAGTAACCGGCACCGGCCCCTCCCGGGAACCCTTCCGGGTCACGGCGACACCCCCGGCGTCCACGCCTCCGCGCGGACCTGGGGGTGTCGCCGTTACCGGGGCGGACACCGCCACCCTCCCCCCGGACGGACCACGCCCCCGCCGCCGCGGAACCCGGCGGCCCGCCTCCCGGCCCCTGCCGCGCCGGCGCCCCGCCGACGTCCCCTAAGGGACGCGCCGCTGAACCTCCGTCATGGCCCGTAAGGGATGTCACAGCTCGGCCGCAAAGCCCCTCCCGAAAGGCCGGGCCCGGCACGTCACCCGCCGGGAACAGGTACGTTCGAAGACGTGGCTGGATTCAGGATCGGACGCGGCCGGGACAACGGCGCTCCTCAGACGCGACCGCAACACCCCCCGTACGGGCAGCAGACGCCGCAGGGACCGTCGTACGGCTACCCCCCGGCGCCGCAGCCGTACCCGCAGCAGCAGCCGCCGTCCTACGGCGGCGGTCCCGGCGCGCCCGGCAGCCCGTGGCCGCAGCCGAACGGCGGCGGCTACGGCGGAGGCGGCCACGGCGAGCCGGAGTACTTCGGCGACGGCGGCGCCCACCCGCCGGG contains the following coding sequences:
- a CDS encoding (Fe-S)-binding protein, which produces MQLAAIIVSLVLTVVGVALLARAIGQFVRYFRLGQPVPAGTRTDNPYQRSVTLVREFLGHTRMNRWGIVGIAHWFVAIGFLTLPPTIVTAYGQLFQADWTLPVLGGFLPYELYIEFISAMTTLGILALIVIRLLSLPSRPGRKSRFAGSKMGQAYFVEYVILTIGLAIYVLRGLEGALHHVDHYEAAYFASYPLVLAFKGLSVATLQNLVYLFAMIKLGTTMIWMITVSLNTNMGVAWHRFLAFPNIWFKRNATGETALGALQPMTSGGKPIDFTDPGDDDVFGVSQVEQFSWKGLLDFSTCTECGRCQSQCPAWNTGKPLSPKLLIMSLRDHAHAKAPYLLAGGGKTMEGEEKASEEQLKDVPASALAEAERPLVGTLEENGVIDPDVLWSCTTCGACVEQCPVDIEHVDHIVDMRRYQVMIESAFPSEAGTMLKNLEKKGNPWGLAKKQRLEWTKEVDFEVPVVGKDIEDLSEVEYLYWVGCAGALEDRAKKTTKAFAELLHIAGVKFAIMGGDEKCTGDSARRLGNEPLFQELGMENVMSLNAAFGEEMDDDGKVTPESRKPKSAKKIVATCPHCLNTLGNEYPQLGGDYEVIHHTQLLQHLVDEGKLIPVTPVDGIITYHDPCYLGRHNKIYTPPREIIGKVPGLRNEEMHRHKERGFCCGAGGARMWMEERIGKRINNERVDEALSLNPDIVSTACPFCLVMLTDSVNGKKNDGKAKESIQVVDVAQLLLDSVKTPVADEDEPPAGTADSADAPEPEPVK